One genomic segment of Desulfovibrio inopinatus DSM 10711 includes these proteins:
- a CDS encoding DUF4416 family protein has product MSTPRIPVPAQLMMSVMSAQWDEVWPELKERLEEHFGTIDYESPCLPFDHTSYYNAELGESISRKFVGFKQLFQQDTLVDIKLYTNQLENHFARSDNRRRVNLDPGFITQERLVLATGKNFTHRIYLGQGIFGDLTLMYQGKTWQVFPWTFPDYKSKETQAHITALRRMHAFKLRSNHADEHDRIWTMSD; this is encoded by the coding sequence ATGAGTACACCCCGAATTCCCGTTCCAGCCCAACTTATGATGTCTGTGATGTCAGCGCAGTGGGACGAGGTGTGGCCCGAACTCAAGGAACGTCTTGAAGAACATTTCGGGACTATTGACTATGAGAGCCCGTGTTTGCCTTTTGATCATACGTCATACTACAATGCGGAACTTGGAGAATCGATTTCCCGGAAATTTGTTGGTTTTAAGCAGTTGTTTCAGCAAGATACACTTGTCGACATCAAGCTGTACACAAATCAGCTTGAAAATCATTTCGCTCGGTCCGATAATCGACGACGAGTGAATCTTGATCCCGGATTTATAACTCAGGAACGCCTTGTTTTGGCTACTGGGAAAAACTTCACGCATCGCATTTATCTTGGTCAAGGAATTTTCGGCGATCTTACTTTGATGTATCAGGGAAAGACATGGCAAGTCTTTCCCTGGACTTTCCCCGACTATAAAAGCAAAGAAACCCAGGCACACATAACGGCTCTTCGCCGAATGCATGCCTTCAAATTAAGGAGCAACCATGCCGACGAGCATGACCGGATTTGGACGATGTCTGATTGA